In Nocardioides jishulii, the DNA window GGCATTGCCCACTGCCTTGCTCACCACGAAACCCACCTGTGACGGATCGATCCCGTCGTCGGCGAGCCAGTGGAGCACCAGGGTGCGGGTCCCGGTGCGCTGCCCGCGCCGGACCGCCTGCCGAAAGCGCGAGCTCTCAGTCAGCCGATGATGACGCGGAAGCACGGTGTCCCCGCAGTGAGGCCGTGGACGGCGCTCAGACCGTGAGGCTGCTGCGGCCCTTGCGGCGGCGCGCCGACAGGATGGCGCGGCCGGCGCGGGTGCGCATGCGCAGGCGGAAACCGTGCA includes these proteins:
- the rpmH gene encoding 50S ribosomal protein L34, with amino-acid sequence MSKRTYQPNNRRRHKVHGFRLRMRTRAGRAILSARRRKGRSSLTV